The following are encoded in a window of Schistocerca nitens isolate TAMUIC-IGC-003100 chromosome 9, iqSchNite1.1, whole genome shotgun sequence genomic DNA:
- the LOC126203108 gene encoding mediator of RNA polymerase II transcription subunit 21 isoform X2 yields the protein MADRLTQLQDTINQQADHFCNSIGILQQYSTPSKFSGFDRSGSQTPSQQQQEDYAQLFATLIARCAKDIDVLIESLPNDDSSTELQENKEAGEQLEEVVRRGEALLQQIQDALADIAQSQLDMQRLAAADS from the exons ATGGCGGATAGATTAACACAACTTCAAGATACGATTAATCAG CAAGCCGATCACTTCTGTAACAGTATTGGCATCCTACAACAATATTCAACACCCAGTAAATTTTCTGGATTTGATAGAAGCGGGTCCCAGACACCTTCACAACAACAGCAAGAAG ATTATGCGCAGCTTTTTGCTACGTTAATCGCTAGATGTGCTAAAGATATAGATGTCTTGATTGAATCATTGCCAAATGATGATTCCTCAACGGAATTGCAG GAGAACAAGGAAGCAGGTGAGCAGCTAGAAGAAGTGGTGCGGCGTGGTGAGGCCCTGCTGCAGCAGATCCAAGATGCACTTGCAGACATTGCACAGAGTCAACTAGACATGCAAAGACTTGCTGCAGCTGATAGTTAA
- the LOC126203108 gene encoding mediator of RNA polymerase II transcription subunit 21 isoform X1, whose translation MADRLTQLQDTINQQADHFCNSIGILQQYSTPSKFSGFDRSGSQTPSQQQQEDYAQLFATLIARCAKDIDVLIESLPNDDSSTELQCNSLRLLEQENKEAGEQLEEVVRRGEALLQQIQDALADIAQSQLDMQRLAAADS comes from the exons ATGGCGGATAGATTAACACAACTTCAAGATACGATTAATCAG CAAGCCGATCACTTCTGTAACAGTATTGGCATCCTACAACAATATTCAACACCCAGTAAATTTTCTGGATTTGATAGAAGCGGGTCCCAGACACCTTCACAACAACAGCAAGAAG ATTATGCGCAGCTTTTTGCTACGTTAATCGCTAGATGTGCTAAAGATATAGATGTCTTGATTGAATCATTGCCAAATGATGATTCCTCAACGGAATTGCAG TGTAACAGCTTGCGCTTGTTAGAACAGGAGAACAAGGAAGCAGGTGAGCAGCTAGAAGAAGTGGTGCGGCGTGGTGAGGCCCTGCTGCAGCAGATCCAAGATGCACTTGCAGACATTGCACAGAGTCAACTAGACATGCAAAGACTTGCTGCAGCTGATAGTTAA